The Mercurialis annua linkage group LG8, ddMerAnnu1.2, whole genome shotgun sequence genome window below encodes:
- the LOC126660040 gene encoding uncharacterized protein LOC126660040 translates to MGKNDHDCCPFLFPSAAYGSPSPSPSSTPSSEPSSPSTSDSYTLSSSHFSRRSSPSVNSDPFVYPSADWGTQNYLVNNNNYNLIEEDCEASSIIKSLQCVSIGLPKTKTKQEIVDREGMNMETELFISSPEARTKQEIADKRMNMETELFIGSPEARTKQEIADRKSMNVKTKLFVGSPEARTKQEIADRERMILETELFIGPP, encoded by the exons ATGGGAAAAAACGATCACGACTGCTGCCCATTTTTATTTCCCTCCGCTGCCTATGGCTCTCCATCTCCGTCTCCGTCATCAACACCGTCATCAGAACCTTCATCGCCGTCGACATCCGATTCCTAcactctctcttcctctcattTTTCCCGTCGTTCTTCGCCCAGTGTTAATTCGGATCCTTTCGTATATCCTTCGGCAGACTGGGGAACTCAGAATTATTtagttaataataataattacaatctcattgaagaagactGCGAAGCCAGCAGTATTATCAAGTCTTTACAG TGTGTATCCATAGGTCTACCAAAGACCAAAACGAAGCAAGAAATAGTAGACAGAGAAGGCATGAACATGGAGACTGAATTATTCATAAGTTCACCCGAAGCAAGAACGAAGCAAGAAATAGCAGACAAAAGAATGAATATGGAGACTGAATTGTTCATAGGTTCACCCGAAGCAAGAACGAAGCAAGAAATAGCAGACAGAAAAAGCATGAATGTGAAGACTAAATTGTTCGTAGGTTCACCCGAGGCAAGAACGAAGCAAGAAATAGCAGACAGAGAAAGAATGATTCTGGAGACTGAATTGTTCATAGGTCCACCCTAA